Proteins from one Thermococcus sp. M36 genomic window:
- the hisB gene encoding imidazoleglycerol-phosphate dehydratase HisB — MRRTTRETDVTVELDVAGEIRTGDRVLDHLLTALFFYMGREAKVRATYDLRHHLWEDVAITLGEELRSKLPEKFARFGDAVMPMDDALVLVAVDISGRPYASVELSFEESEEGFEASLVREFLWGLARSLKATIHVKTLSGVNVHHVIEAAFKGLGVALGRAIQESGKLESTKGLLEV; from the coding sequence ATGAGGCGAACCACGAGGGAAACCGACGTAACGGTGGAGCTCGACGTGGCGGGGGAGATAAGGACAGGTGATAGAGTCCTTGACCACCTCCTCACCGCCCTCTTTTTCTACATGGGGCGGGAGGCGAAGGTCAGAGCCACCTACGACCTCAGGCACCACCTGTGGGAGGACGTTGCCATAACCCTAGGCGAGGAGCTCCGCTCTAAGCTCCCAGAGAAGTTCGCCCGCTTCGGAGACGCCGTGATGCCCATGGACGATGCTCTGGTGCTGGTCGCTGTTGACATCTCGGGGAGACCCTACGCGAGCGTTGAGCTTTCCTTCGAGGAAAGTGAGGAGGGTTTTGAGGCTTCCCTCGTCAGGGAGTTCCTCTGGGGGCTGGCGCGCTCGCTGAAGGCGACCATCCACGTGAAAACGCTGAGCGGGGTCAACGTGCACCACGTCATCGAGGCGGCATTTAAAGGCCTCGGTGTGGCTCTCGGGAGGGCAATTCAGGAGAGCGGAAAGCTGGAGAGCACGAAGGGCCTGCTGGAGGTGTGA
- the hisH gene encoding imidazole glycerol phosphate synthase subunit HisH produces MIAIVDLGVGNLANVRKALGGVITSDPYEIERAEKLVLPGVGNFGAVMERLEPLRGVILDAINDGKPFLGICLGLQLLFEGSEESPGKPGLGVFKGEVVRFQGVRTPHIGWNQLWKKKECPLFEGIRDGAYFYFVHSYYAVPEEDIVAGVTDYESKGRRVLFTSAVCRENVYAVQFHPEKSGRNGLRVMKNFRGL; encoded by the coding sequence GTGATAGCGATAGTTGATTTGGGGGTAGGCAACCTCGCCAACGTGAGAAAAGCCCTCGGGGGAGTCATCACAAGCGATCCCTACGAGATTGAGAGGGCTGAGAAGCTCGTCCTCCCCGGGGTCGGCAACTTCGGGGCGGTCATGGAGAGGCTTGAACCTCTGAGGGGCGTTATACTCGACGCAATAAACGATGGAAAGCCCTTCCTCGGGATATGCCTCGGCCTCCAGCTCCTCTTTGAGGGGAGCGAGGAGAGCCCCGGAAAGCCCGGCCTTGGGGTTTTCAAGGGAGAGGTGGTCAGGTTTCAGGGAGTCAGAACCCCGCACATCGGCTGGAACCAGCTGTGGAAGAAAAAGGAATGCCCGCTCTTCGAGGGGATCCGCGATGGGGCATACTTCTACTTCGTCCACTCCTACTACGCGGTTCCGGAAGAGGATATCGTTGCAGGTGTTACCGACTACGAGTCGAAGGGGAGAAGGGTACTCTTTACCTCGGCCGTCTGCAGGGAGAACGTCTACGCCGTCCAGTTCCATCCCGAGAAGAGCGGGAGGAACGGATTAAGGGTTATGAAGAACTTCAGGGGGCTTTAA
- the hisA gene encoding 1-(5-phosphoribosyl)-5-((5-phosphoribosylamino)methylideneamino)imidazole-4-carboxamide isomerase translates to MEVYPAIDLMNGKAVRLYKGRREDVKVYGEPLEIAERFAGLVDKIHIVDLDGAFEGFPRNLDVVRRIIEETGLRVQLGGGFRTYEAIARAYEIGVENVIIGTKAFDLDFLERVTADFDGITVSLDSKGGRVAVKGWVESGMEVREAYELLRDYVNRFVYTSVERDGTLTGIEEIERFWESEEFIYAGGVSSVDDLGKLAEIGFSGAIVGKALYEGLVTLEELMEVAECLPRG, encoded by the coding sequence ATGGAGGTTTATCCGGCCATAGACCTCATGAACGGAAAGGCCGTGAGGCTCTACAAGGGGAGGAGAGAGGACGTTAAAGTCTACGGCGAGCCGCTGGAGATAGCGGAGCGCTTCGCCGGGCTGGTGGACAAAATCCACATCGTTGATTTAGACGGTGCCTTTGAGGGCTTTCCGAGGAATCTCGACGTGGTCAGGAGGATCATTGAGGAGACCGGCCTGAGGGTTCAGCTCGGCGGGGGCTTCAGGACATACGAGGCTATAGCCAGAGCCTACGAAATCGGCGTCGAGAACGTGATAATCGGCACGAAGGCATTCGACTTAGACTTCCTTGAGAGGGTTACCGCTGATTTCGACGGGATAACGGTGAGTCTTGACTCGAAGGGTGGAAGGGTTGCCGTGAAAGGCTGGGTAGAGAGCGGGATGGAAGTAAGGGAGGCCTATGAACTGCTGAGGGACTACGTGAACAGGTTCGTTTACACCTCCGTGGAAAGGGACGGAACGCTGACCGGCATAGAGGAAATCGAGAGGTTTTGGGAAAGCGAGGAGTTCATCTACGCCGGGGGAGTTTCGAGCGTCGATGACCTGGGAAAGCTCGCCGAAATAGGCTTCTCGGGAGCCATAGTTGGAAAAGCCCTCTACGAGGGTCTTGTGACCCTTGAAGAGCTCATGGAGGTGGCAGAATGCTTGCCAAGAGGATAA
- the hisF gene encoding imidazole glycerol phosphate synthase subunit HisF: MLAKRIIAALDIKAGRVVKGIRFRDIRDAGDPIELAKRYESEGVDEIVFLDITASYEGRGILLELVERIAEEIYVPFTVGGGIRTVGEAREIIKRGADKVFINTAAVERPELVEEIARVVGTANLVVAIDAKWNGSFWEVYTHGGRKPRGIDAVQWAREVEKLGAGEILLTSMDTDGTKEGFDVPLTRAVAEAVDIPVIASGGAGKPEHFYEAFKARAEAALAASIFHYGEYTVGELKEYLAERGIPVRLDY, translated from the coding sequence ATGCTTGCCAAGAGGATAATCGCGGCGCTGGACATAAAAGCCGGCCGGGTCGTCAAGGGGATAAGATTCCGGGACATACGCGACGCCGGTGACCCCATCGAACTGGCGAAGCGCTACGAGAGCGAGGGGGTAGACGAGATAGTCTTTCTGGACATAACCGCGTCATACGAGGGGAGGGGCATACTCCTTGAGCTGGTCGAGAGGATAGCGGAGGAGATATACGTCCCCTTCACCGTGGGGGGCGGGATAAGGACAGTCGGTGAGGCGAGGGAGATAATCAAACGCGGCGCCGACAAGGTCTTCATCAACACGGCCGCCGTTGAGAGGCCCGAGCTCGTGGAGGAAATAGCGAGGGTTGTCGGAACTGCCAACCTCGTAGTTGCGATAGATGCCAAATGGAACGGCTCCTTCTGGGAGGTCTACACCCACGGCGGCAGAAAACCGAGGGGAATTGACGCCGTCCAGTGGGCCAGAGAGGTGGAAAAGCTCGGTGCCGGCGAGATACTCCTCACGAGCATGGACACCGACGGGACGAAGGAAGGCTTCGACGTACCCCTGACGAGGGCCGTCGCGGAGGCGGTGGACATTCCGGTCATAGCCTCCGGAGGAGCGGGGAAACCGGAGCACTTCTATGAGGCTTTCAAAGCCAGAGCCGAGGCGGCACTGGCGGCTTCAATCTTCCATTACGGTGAGTACACGGTCGGGGAGCTGAAGGAGTATTTGGCCGAGAGGGGAATTCCGGTCAGACTCGACTACTGA
- the hisIE gene encoding bifunctional phosphoribosyl-AMP cyclohydrolase/phosphoribosyl-ATP diphosphatase HisIE: MSVEELIEKVDWEKNNGIVPVVVQDTEGEVLTLAYMNREALKRTLETGYAHYYSRSQKRVRMKGEVSGNVQRVREIKIDCDGDALLLIVEQKGAACHTGNYSCFYRKLGEPERVLPMDYSLTILRELEELIRKRKEEPVEGSYTSRLFQEGRERIYKKFGEEAVEVLVAETREGLIYETADMLYHLLVLLTYNDVSLGEVMAELRRRRG, encoded by the coding sequence ATGAGCGTGGAGGAACTCATCGAGAAGGTTGACTGGGAGAAGAACAATGGCATTGTCCCAGTTGTGGTTCAGGACACGGAGGGAGAGGTGCTTACCCTGGCATACATGAACCGGGAAGCCCTCAAAAGGACTCTTGAGACCGGCTACGCCCACTACTATTCCCGCTCCCAGAAAAGGGTCAGGATGAAGGGCGAGGTGAGCGGCAACGTCCAGAGGGTGAGGGAGATCAAGATAGACTGCGACGGCGACGCTCTGCTCCTCATCGTCGAGCAGAAGGGCGCAGCATGCCACACGGGGAACTACTCCTGCTTTTACAGAAAGCTCGGCGAGCCGGAGAGGGTTCTGCCGATGGACTACTCGCTGACCATACTGCGGGAACTTGAGGAACTTATACGGAAAAGGAAAGAAGAGCCCGTGGAAGGCTCCTACACCTCAAGGCTGTTCCAGGAGGGCAGGGAGAGGATATACAAGAAGTTCGGAGAAGAAGCGGTCGAGGTTCTCGTTGCAGAGACGCGGGAAGGCCTGATATACGAAACCGCAGACATGCTCTACCACCTGCTCGTCCTTCTCACCTACAACGACGTTTCCCTCGGCGAGGTAATGGCCGAGCTGAGGAGGCGGAGGGGATGA
- the hisC gene encoding histidinol-phosphate transaminase translates to MRIKGEVLEFPSYRVVEGDYRIRLDKNESPYDLPDRVKEEIFEELRGLSFNRYPDIVSMPAREAIADFYDVSPENIAVGNGGDELIGYLVRLFEGKYVVVTPPTFGMYSFYAKLEGIPIVEVPLREDFTIDGDAIADKAKNARAVFIASPNNPTGNLQPEEEIIKVLDTGTAVVLDEAYAEFAGKSLWRLIEEYPNLIVLRTFSKAFSLAGVRAGYLLADGEIVDALYHIKSPFSVGIMTMAAVKVVLRHYDLVERRVAEIIEERERIRRVFREFTYPSDANFLLMRLNAYEFLLEKGIVVRKLSGRLDGHIRVTVGRKWENRELVEALREYLEVEGCG, encoded by the coding sequence ATGAGGATAAAGGGTGAGGTGCTTGAGTTTCCATCGTACAGGGTGGTCGAGGGGGACTACAGGATACGGCTGGACAAGAACGAGAGCCCCTACGACCTGCCCGACCGGGTGAAGGAGGAGATATTCGAGGAGCTGAGGGGGCTGAGCTTCAACCGCTACCCGGATATAGTCTCAATGCCGGCGAGGGAGGCTATAGCCGACTTCTACGACGTTTCCCCGGAAAATATAGCCGTCGGAAACGGCGGGGACGAGCTGATAGGCTACCTCGTTCGGCTATTTGAAGGAAAGTATGTGGTCGTAACCCCACCCACCTTCGGCATGTACTCCTTCTACGCGAAGCTGGAGGGAATTCCGATAGTTGAGGTGCCCCTGAGGGAGGACTTCACGATAGACGGAGATGCCATAGCCGACAAGGCCAAAAACGCGAGGGCCGTCTTTATCGCCTCGCCCAACAACCCGACCGGAAACCTCCAGCCAGAGGAGGAAATAATCAAGGTTCTCGATACGGGAACGGCCGTGGTTCTCGACGAGGCCTACGCTGAATTCGCAGGAAAGAGCCTCTGGAGGCTTATCGAGGAGTACCCAAACCTCATCGTGCTGAGGACTTTCTCCAAGGCCTTCAGCTTGGCCGGGGTCAGGGCGGGCTACCTCCTCGCGGATGGGGAAATCGTTGACGCCCTCTACCACATAAAGTCCCCCTTCAGCGTTGGAATCATGACGATGGCGGCGGTAAAGGTCGTTCTCAGGCACTACGACCTCGTGGAGAGGCGCGTGGCGGAGATAATCGAGGAGCGGGAGAGGATAAGGAGAGTCTTCCGGGAGTTCACCTACCCAAGCGACGCGAACTTCCTCCTGATGAGGCTGAACGCGTACGAGTTCCTTCTGGAGAAGGGCATAGTGGTCAGAAAGCTCTCAGGAAGGCTCGATGGCCACATACGGGTCACCGTCGGGAGGAAGTGGGAGAACAGGGAGCTGGTGGAGGCCCTCAGGGAATACTTGGAGGTGGAAGGATGTGGATAG
- a CDS encoding HAD family hydrolase, which yields MWIVFDVDGVLIDVSDSYDVAVKLTVEYFLGLFGVEREIRPEWVRELRRKGSFGDDFKVSEALILFALSGKAEELIEEFPEGGTIEWVREKFGFQVFGGSIERVFNTFYLGGEYPERLFDFPGLWRRERPIVRRELLERASGRFKLGVVTGRSDLEMELAERIIGFKFENAVTRELYMKPDPRALWELVRGEPGVYIGDTINDGLFVENYRKRYGKEFDFVMVGRDVKDVNQFLEELLGGEQT from the coding sequence ATGTGGATAGTATTCGACGTTGACGGCGTGCTCATAGACGTGAGTGACAGCTACGACGTGGCCGTGAAGCTCACCGTGGAGTACTTCCTGGGGCTCTTCGGGGTTGAGAGGGAGATAAGGCCGGAGTGGGTCAGGGAGCTCAGGAGAAAGGGCTCCTTCGGCGACGATTTCAAGGTCAGCGAGGCGCTGATACTCTTCGCCCTCTCCGGAAAGGCAGAGGAGCTCATCGAAGAGTTTCCAGAAGGTGGAACCATAGAGTGGGTTCGCGAGAAGTTCGGCTTCCAGGTCTTCGGGGGGAGCATCGAGAGGGTCTTCAACACGTTCTACCTCGGAGGGGAGTACCCGGAGAGGCTCTTCGATTTCCCCGGGCTGTGGAGGAGGGAGAGGCCAATCGTCAGGAGGGAACTCCTGGAGAGAGCATCCGGGCGCTTCAAGCTGGGGGTGGTGACTGGGAGGAGCGACCTTGAGATGGAGCTGGCGGAGAGGATAATAGGGTTCAAATTTGAAAACGCCGTTACGAGGGAGCTTTACATGAAGCCCGACCCGAGGGCGCTGTGGGAGCTCGTGAGGGGCGAGCCGGGGGTTTACATCGGCGATACAATCAACGACGGACTCTTCGTGGAGAACTACCGGAAGCGATACGGAAAAGAATTTGACTTCGTCATGGTGGGGCGGGACGTAAAGGACGTCAACCAGTTCTTGGAGGAACTGCTGGGAGGGGAACAAACTTAA
- a CDS encoding TIGR01177 family methyltransferase has translation MLYLEILGNLPEMARDEVKAMLELAGGRIAGQDYLFLKIDADEKAFPYLNRLGLAHEYGELIIEADSVDELLKKAKEVKWPIEGTFKVDTETMANCRHNVLDLPRKLGAVIHAQGFRVNLSRPDTLVRVYCGERLYAGIRLRFFDPKDFESRKAHHRPFFRPISLHPRVSRALVNLTKARRELLDPMMGAGGILMEAGLLGLKVYGADIKPEMVEGAEMNLRHYGIRDYELKLGDATKLEELFPGKKFEAVATDPPYGTSATLAGRRREELYRRVLESIYEVLEEGGRLAIAFPTSFDGEAEAEKVGFKPVGKYYQRVHKSLDRHFYVFEK, from the coding sequence ATGCTCTACCTTGAGATACTCGGAAATCTGCCGGAGATGGCAAGGGACGAGGTAAAGGCCATGCTGGAACTGGCCGGCGGAAGGATAGCCGGCCAGGATTACCTCTTCCTCAAAATAGACGCCGATGAAAAAGCCTTTCCCTACCTCAACAGGCTCGGCTTGGCCCATGAGTACGGGGAACTCATCATCGAGGCGGACTCAGTTGATGAGCTGCTGAAGAAAGCCAAGGAAGTCAAGTGGCCGATTGAGGGGACCTTTAAAGTTGACACGGAGACGATGGCCAACTGCAGGCACAATGTTCTAGATCTCCCAAGGAAGCTGGGGGCAGTCATACACGCCCAGGGATTCAGGGTGAACCTCTCAAGGCCGGACACACTCGTCCGGGTTTACTGCGGCGAGAGGCTCTACGCAGGGATAAGGCTCCGCTTCTTCGACCCGAAGGACTTTGAGAGCAGGAAAGCCCACCACAGGCCGTTTTTCAGGCCGATTTCCCTCCACCCGAGGGTTTCCCGTGCGCTGGTGAACCTCACAAAGGCTAGGAGAGAGCTCCTCGACCCCATGATGGGCGCCGGCGGGATCCTCATGGAGGCCGGACTGCTTGGCCTGAAGGTCTACGGGGCCGATATAAAGCCGGAGATGGTCGAAGGGGCTGAGATGAACCTCAGGCACTACGGGATAAGGGACTACGAGCTCAAACTCGGCGACGCAACGAAGCTGGAAGAGCTGTTTCCGGGGAAGAAGTTCGAGGCTGTGGCCACAGACCCGCCCTACGGCACCTCGGCGACCCTCGCAGGAAGGAGGAGGGAGGAGCTGTACAGGAGGGTGCTGGAGAGCATCTACGAGGTTCTTGAGGAGGGCGGAAGGCTGGCGATAGCCTTCCCGACGAGCTTTGATGGAGAGGCTGAGGCCGAGAAGGTCGGCTTTAAGCCCGTTGGAAAGTACTACCAGCGCGTGCACAAGAGCCTCGACAGGCATTTCTACGTTTTTGAGAAGTGA
- a CDS encoding endonuclease/exonuclease/phosphatase family protein, producing the protein MRREGNNGNSGSLITTCTFNLHGKGKNDRVRLPRIAERLSKLRPDICALQEVVVDGDKSTAERLAEMLGELTGENYRVHFIESHLFYERYPEGVAVLSKYPFKVVGSIGLNDLGGLSPLLPRHAAVSGVKIHGRRILFVSVHLDHHKNSMVRKAQVERLLNEIERLYDSEYHAVVLAGDFNDTEDSLALKLLKERGFIDAYRACNDDPGYTFPVHRPGVRIDYILVKGNVEVVSSGRMMEEKSLSDHFGVYAVLKMRK; encoded by the coding sequence ATGAGACGTGAGGGAAACAACGGGAACAGCGGGAGTTTGATTACGACCTGCACCTTCAATCTCCACGGGAAGGGGAAAAACGACAGGGTGAGACTGCCCAGGATAGCGGAGAGGCTCTCGAAGCTGAGGCCCGACATCTGCGCTCTGCAGGAGGTGGTAGTTGATGGTGACAAGAGCACCGCTGAGAGACTCGCGGAGATGCTGGGGGAGCTGACGGGCGAGAACTACAGAGTACACTTCATCGAGTCGCACCTGTTCTATGAAAGATATCCCGAGGGAGTAGCAGTCCTCTCAAAGTATCCCTTTAAAGTGGTCGGGAGTATAGGCCTCAATGACCTCGGCGGTCTATCGCCACTCCTTCCGCGCCACGCGGCCGTTTCTGGAGTGAAAATCCATGGAAGAAGGATACTCTTCGTTTCTGTTCACCTCGACCACCACAAGAACTCGATGGTGAGGAAAGCCCAGGTGGAGAGGCTCCTGAACGAGATTGAGCGACTTTACGACAGTGAGTATCATGCCGTGGTTCTGGCGGGAGATTTCAACGACACTGAGGACTCTCTTGCTCTGAAGCTCTTGAAAGAGAGGGGCTTCATCGATGCCTATCGTGCCTGCAACGACGACCCCGGCTACACTTTCCCTGTGCACAGGCCGGGTGTGAGGATAGACTACATCCTGGTGAAGGGCAACGTTGAGGTCGTTTCCTCGGGGAGAATGATGGAGGAAAAGAGTCTGAGCGACCATTTTGGGGTTTATGCTGTCCTTAAGATGAGAAAGTGA
- a CDS encoding alanyl-tRNA editing protein: MTRKLYYEDAYMKEARAKVLEIRDNALLLDGTVFYPTGGGQPHDRGTINGVEVLDVYKDEEGNVWHAVAEPEKFKPGDEIELKLDWDYRYKLMRIHTAMHLMEHVLNVVLPGEWQLYGSGMSVEKGRYDILYPENVNQYKEKIIETFNRLVDEGGEMKIWWEGETRYTQIRDFEVIPCGGTHVRDIKEIGHLKKFKRSSLGKGKQRLEIWLED; encoded by the coding sequence ATGACGCGCAAGCTCTACTACGAGGACGCCTACATGAAGGAAGCCCGTGCTAAGGTTCTGGAAATCAGGGACAACGCCCTCCTTCTCGACGGGACGGTTTTCTACCCGACCGGCGGCGGCCAGCCCCACGACAGGGGGACGATAAACGGTGTTGAAGTCCTCGACGTCTACAAGGACGAGGAAGGAAACGTCTGGCATGCAGTTGCCGAGCCCGAGAAGTTCAAGCCCGGCGATGAGATCGAGCTCAAGCTCGACTGGGACTACAGGTATAAGCTCATGAGGATCCACACGGCAATGCACCTCATGGAGCACGTCCTCAACGTTGTTCTGCCCGGTGAGTGGCAGCTCTACGGTAGCGGTATGAGCGTCGAAAAGGGCCGCTACGACATCCTCTACCCCGAGAACGTCAATCAGTACAAGGAGAAAATCATCGAGACCTTTAACCGGCTCGTTGACGAGGGCGGCGAGATGAAAATCTGGTGGGAAGGGGAAACCCGCTACACCCAGATAAGGGACTTCGAGGTCATCCCCTGCGGCGGGACGCACGTGAGGGACATAAAGGAGATAGGCCACCTGAAAAAGTTCAAGCGCTCCAGCCTCGGAAAAGGAAAGCAGAGGCTGGAGATATGGCTGGAAGACTGA
- a CDS encoding exodeoxyribonuclease VII small subunit translates to MRKPLAVFLAVVLLVPLIGSGFGLSQDFKPKTYSQEFVFTIEIMPNGDASITMKTVLLGPKDEIQKQIDMILNETRNGNMTVEEAIARFEKEQLRRYIESLTQSGMNLTNESIKAYGIQEGNNITVVFSAVAINFAKYYSYSDYWEVQVDPTRGYANLNIPDTGLPFAVDINNTFIIKLPENSTLISYPRPFIKQYNASRFSVSSEVEGGTVVVKSSIYLEPFLPPEGYKELFGDYKDYYIRYKAPYKGEEHYQSSVMNEYVTLDIYANGSVRLHMRDEYIEPKEEVRARKAEIISYGVQNVTEFILRTYSLALGYQGVLVDDGKVKILGLNETDAPLVIDAEYILRNFTRYENGSYVYQFDPTLGITNGLTDRVEYEVNHTLYLTLNFPEGAEILEVPDNITAELKGNRLTVRVFRERNSVRVVSNVFIRYGATVEDVNALLSNYTSATVRYTLPAERGGLSETQQAIAVAVALILLVGAVAFWKRR, encoded by the coding sequence ATGAGGAAGCCACTTGCAGTGTTCTTGGCGGTTGTTCTGCTGGTGCCTCTCATCGGATCGGGCTTCGGACTCTCGCAGGACTTCAAACCAAAAACCTACAGTCAGGAGTTCGTTTTTACGATAGAGATAATGCCCAACGGGGACGCCAGCATTACTATGAAGACCGTCCTCCTCGGGCCCAAGGACGAGATACAGAAGCAGATAGACATGATCCTTAACGAGACCCGGAACGGCAACATGACCGTGGAGGAGGCAATAGCCAGATTCGAAAAGGAACAGCTCAGGAGGTACATTGAGAGCCTCACCCAGTCGGGGATGAACCTGACGAACGAGAGCATAAAGGCCTACGGCATCCAGGAGGGCAACAACATCACGGTCGTCTTCAGTGCGGTTGCGATAAACTTTGCCAAGTACTACTCCTACAGCGACTACTGGGAGGTTCAGGTGGACCCCACAAGGGGCTACGCCAACCTCAACATACCGGACACGGGGCTTCCGTTCGCGGTTGACATAAACAACACGTTCATCATAAAGCTCCCCGAGAACTCCACCCTGATATCTTACCCCAGGCCTTTCATCAAGCAGTACAACGCCAGCAGGTTTTCCGTCAGCTCCGAGGTAGAGGGGGGCACCGTGGTTGTGAAGTCCAGCATATACCTTGAGCCCTTCCTTCCGCCGGAGGGATACAAGGAGCTCTTCGGGGACTACAAGGACTACTACATCCGCTATAAGGCCCCATACAAGGGCGAGGAGCACTACCAGAGCAGCGTAATGAACGAGTATGTCACGCTGGACATCTACGCCAATGGCAGCGTGAGGCTCCACATGAGGGACGAGTACATAGAACCCAAGGAGGAAGTCAGGGCCAGGAAGGCCGAGATAATATCCTACGGGGTTCAGAACGTCACGGAGTTCATCCTCAGGACGTACTCCCTCGCACTGGGCTATCAGGGTGTCCTCGTGGACGACGGGAAGGTCAAAATCCTCGGCCTCAACGAGACCGACGCGCCGCTGGTGATCGACGCGGAGTACATTCTGCGGAACTTCACCCGCTACGAGAATGGCTCCTACGTATACCAGTTCGACCCGACCCTCGGCATAACCAACGGGCTCACCGACAGGGTGGAGTACGAGGTCAACCACACGCTCTACCTTACGCTGAACTTTCCGGAGGGTGCCGAGATACTGGAGGTGCCGGACAACATAACGGCTGAACTTAAGGGGAACCGGCTGACGGTCAGGGTCTTCCGCGAGCGGAACTCCGTGAGGGTGGTCTCGAACGTCTTCATACGCTACGGTGCCACCGTCGAGGACGTTAACGCCCTGCTGTCGAACTACACCTCAGCGACCGTTAGGTACACCCTCCCTGCTGAAAGGGGCGGCCTGAGCGAGACCCAGCAGGCCATAGCGGTGGCCGTTGCCCTAATACTCCTCGTGGGTGCCGTGGCGTTCTGGAAGCGGCGCTGA
- a CDS encoding dicarboxylate/amino acid:cation symporter: MAKGLLKTYLEIPVLQKILAGLILGVVAGVLVPDYAATLKPLGDLFIRLLKMLVMPIILFSLVVGAASINPARLGRVGVKIIVYYLFTSAFAVFFGLLMGNIFKPGANIDLGTGAGKAIQAEAPSLVQTLLNIVPTNPFAALSGGQVLPTIFFAIVFGIAISYLMNSEDERLRTASETLYRVFDASAEAMYKIVAGVMQYAPIGVFALIYYVIGKFGPNVAGPLVKVVVAVYLGLILQIVFVYGVLLRVFGIDLIKFLKKAKDAMITAFVTRSSSGTLPVTMRVAEEEMGVDRGIFSFTLPLGATINMDGTALYQGVTVLFVAYAIGQHLTLGQQLVVILTAVLASIGTAGVPGAGAIMLAMVLQSVGLNLAEGTPVALAYAMILGIDAILDMGRTMVNVTGDLAGTTIVAKTEGELDLSKWKE; this comes from the coding sequence ATGGCAAAGGGACTGCTGAAAACGTACCTGGAGATACCTGTTCTTCAAAAGATTCTCGCCGGCTTGATTCTCGGTGTTGTTGCCGGTGTGCTCGTGCCCGACTACGCGGCGACCCTTAAACCGCTGGGCGACCTGTTCATCAGGCTGCTCAAGATGCTCGTGATGCCCATCATACTGTTCTCGCTGGTCGTCGGTGCCGCCAGCATCAACCCGGCGAGGCTCGGAAGGGTCGGGGTCAAAATCATAGTGTACTACCTCTTCACGTCGGCCTTCGCGGTCTTCTTCGGCCTGCTGATGGGCAACATCTTCAAGCCGGGGGCCAACATAGACCTCGGGACCGGCGCAGGAAAGGCCATACAGGCCGAGGCACCTTCGCTGGTTCAGACGCTGCTCAACATAGTTCCCACCAATCCCTTCGCGGCCCTCTCCGGCGGCCAGGTGCTCCCGACGATATTCTTCGCCATAGTCTTTGGAATAGCCATAAGCTACCTCATGAACAGTGAGGACGAGAGGCTGAGAACTGCGTCGGAGACGCTCTACCGGGTCTTTGACGCCTCCGCAGAGGCAATGTACAAGATAGTCGCCGGCGTCATGCAGTACGCCCCGATAGGTGTCTTCGCGCTTATCTACTACGTCATAGGCAAGTTCGGGCCCAACGTTGCCGGGCCTCTCGTCAAGGTTGTGGTTGCCGTCTATCTCGGCCTGATCCTCCAGATAGTGTTTGTCTATGGCGTTCTCCTCAGGGTCTTCGGCATTGACCTCATCAAGTTCCTCAAGAAGGCCAAGGACGCCATGATAACGGCCTTCGTCACGAGGAGCTCCAGCGGAACCCTGCCGGTCACCATGCGCGTCGCCGAGGAGGAGATGGGTGTTGACAGGGGAATATTCTCCTTCACACTGCCCCTCGGTGCGACGATAAACATGGACGGCACGGCGCTCTATCAGGGAGTTACGGTGCTCTTCGTGGCCTATGCCATAGGCCAGCACCTCACCCTCGGCCAGCAGCTGGTGGTCATACTCACCGCGGTGCTGGCCTCGATAGGAACCGCCGGCGTGCCCGGTGCCGGGGCCATAATGCTTGCCATGGTGCTCCAGAGCGTCGGCCTCAATCTGGCTGAAGGGACTCCGGTTGCCCTAGCCTACGCCATGATACTCGGCATTGACGCCATCCTCGACATGGGCAGGACGATGGTCAACGTTACCGGCGACCTGGCGGGAACGACGATAGTGGCGAAGACCGAGGGTGAGCTCGACCTCTCCAAGTGGAAGGAGTGA